One Bos taurus isolate L1 Dominette 01449 registration number 42190680 breed Hereford chromosome 3, ARS-UCD2.0, whole genome shotgun sequence DNA window includes the following coding sequences:
- the SEPTIN2 gene encoding septin-2 isoform X1 translates to MSKQQQTQFINPETPGYVGFANLPNQVHRKSVKKGFEFTLMVVGESGLGKSTLINSLFLTDLYPERVIPGAAEKIERTVQIEASTVEIEERGVKLRLTVVDTPGYGDAINCRDCFKTIICYIDEQFERYLHDESGLNRRHIIDNRVHCCFYFISPFGHGLKPLDVAFMKAIHNKVNIVPVIAKADTLTLKERERLKKRILDEIEEHNIKIYHLPDAESDEDEDFKEQTRLLKASIPFSVVGSNQLIEAKGKKVRGRLYPWGVVEVENPEHNDFLKLRTMLITHMQDLQEVTQDLHYENFRSERLKRGGRKVENEDMNKDQILLEKEAELRRMQEMIARMQAQMQLQLQGGDGDSGVHGQHV, encoded by the exons CAACAACAAACTCAGTTTATAAATCCAGAAACTCCTGGATATGTTGGATTTGCAAATCTTCCCAATCAAGTTCACCGAAAATCAGTGAAAAAAGGTTTTGAATTCACACTGATGGTGGTTG GTGAATCGGGGCTCGGAAAATCGACGCTCATCAACAGCCTCTTCTTGACCGACCTCTACCCAGAAAGAGTCATCCCTGGAGCTGCAG AGAAAATTGAAAGAACCGTCCAGATTGAGGCTTCCACTGTTGAGATTGAAGAGCGCGGGGTGAAGCTGCGTCTGACCGTGGTGGACACCCCGGGCTATGGGGATGCCATCAACTGCAGGGACTG CTTTAAAACCATCATCTGCTACATCGACGAGCAGTTCGAGCGGTACCTGCACGACGAGAGCGGCCTGAACAGGCGGCACATCATCGACAACAGGGTGCACTGCTGCTTCTACTTCATCTCCCCCTTCGGGCACGG ACTGAAGCCACTGGATGTTGCGTTCATGAAGGCGATCCACAACAAGGTGAATATCGTGCCTGTCATCGCGAAAGCCGACACGCTCACCCTGAAGGAGCGGGAGCGCCTGAAGAAAAGG ATTCTGGATGAAATTGAGGAACATAACATCAAAATCTATCACTTACCTGACGCAGAGTCCGATGAAGATGAAGATTTTAAAGAGCAGACTCGACTTCTCAAG GCCAGCATCCCTTTCTCTGTGGTTGGATCCAATCAGCTGATTGAAGCCAAAGGCAAGAAGGTCAGAGGCCGCCTCTACCCTTGGGGCGTCGTGGAGGTGGAGAACCCGGAGCACAACGACTTCCTGAAGCTGAGGACGATGCTCAT CACTCACATGCAGGATCTCCAGGAGGTGACCCAGGACCTGCACTATGAGAACTTCCGGTCCGAGAGGCTCAAGAGAGGCGGCAG GAAAGTAGAAAATGAGGACATGAATAAAGACCAGATACTGCTGGAGAAGGAAGCTGAG CTCCGCCGCATGCAGGAGATGATTGCGCGGATGCAGGCACAGATGCAGCTGCAGCTGCAGGGCGGCGACGGCGACAGCGGGGTCCACGGGCAGCACGTGTGA